The following nucleotide sequence is from Acetivibrio cellulolyticus CD2.
CTCCCAAAATCATGTGTATACAAAACAATATTTCCAGGCTTCCCAATGCGGTTAATATCAGATACTTTTACTTTTTCTCCATTGTGAAGCATATATATTTCAGTATTTATTTTACTTAATTCTGCTTTATTACCTTTCACCGTAAATACAGGAAAATTGCCGCTGGACTTCGTTAATATTCTTCCATCAATTACTACCATTCCCGACGGATCCCCATATTCATAAAAAAATCCCGCATTAACAGCTGCATAGGCTTTACTTTTTGACGCAATTTTACTTAGCTCTTCAAAACCAAATAAACTTTCATGTGAAAGTGCAGGAGCAATTTCTACTTTTCCTGTACTTAAGTTAATTTCAAGCATATCAATTTCCTGTTTATTATTATTAATTGAAGTGCTAATATGACTATATTTTACAGGCAACTGAGAGTCCTCTTTCTTAATGGTTTTGGGCTCCTCAACACCATTTTTTTGATTTAATGCATAAAAATTAAATAAAAAGTGTCCCAAGCCTATAGCTACCAGGGACACAATTAATGTTACCGCAATAATACTCTTTTTACGATCAGTCAATTAATTCTACTCCTTTATCCTACTCACTTGGGAATGCTGAAAATAGAATTTCGGCTATTCCTATTACTTATCTGATTTAAGCTGATGTGAGAGCTGCTTGTACAGTTGTTCTCCCAGGCCCATGCTATTTGTTTTGGAAGCTTCCTCAACAATTTGATCATCCAGCATGCTTTCAAAATATTCTGTTCCACTATCTTGAGGAATCAGGGTTGATTTTGATACAGTTGCTTTCATTTGTTTATACATCATGTTAAGAAGCATTCCTTCAAACTCTGTACATACTTTCTTAAGCGCTTCATCGTCTTTTTTTTCTACAGCGTTTTTCAGGCTATCCTCAAAACTCTTGTCACTAACTGTGTTTTTTGTAGTGCTTATTGAATTATCAATATACGTATTACTTATTTTGCCTATATCCATTATAATCACATCCTTAGCTTATTGCCAATATAAAAATTATCTCTTAAGACTATTTGCTATGCCCAGCATATCATCAGCCGTCTGGACCGCCTTTGAATTTATTTCATATGCCCTTTGAGCAACTATCAGCTTTACCATTTCTTCAACTACCTGAACATTGGAAGATTCAATGTAATACTGCTTTACATTGCTAACAGTCCCCATTTCGGCATCCTGAACAGCTTCCCCGGAAGCTGAGTTACTGGCATACAAATTGCTTCCCATGCTTTCTAAGCCTTGCCTGTTGGAGAACTTAACAATACCTATTTTCTGGCCTAAAGGAACCACTACTCCCGTATCATCTGTATAGGACAGTTCCCCAAAATCAGATACAATCAGTTTTGAAACATCGACATCGATATTTATTTCTGCGCCTGTATCATCAAGGACAGGATATCCGTCTGAAGTAGTAAGCTTGTTTCCATCCTCTGAAACACTTATCTTGAAATTACCATCACGGGTATATGCAGTACCTTTTGGTCCTGAAACTGTAAAAAATCCATCCCCATCAATTGCAAAATCCAGAGGATTGTCTGTCTTCTCCAAATTTCCAATCCCAAAGCTTTTAGAAGTAGCTACAATAGATGATCCATGACCAACTTGAAGATTAACAGGTTTTCCGTCCCCATCCATTACCGAAGCCCTATTTAGCGTCTCATAGAGCATATCCTTAAATTCCACTCTTTCCTTCTTATAAGCAGTTGTATTTACATTAGAAAGATTATTTGATATCACATCTACACTAAGTTGTTGTGCTGTCATACCTGAACCTGCAGTCCATAATGCTCTCATCATAAATTCCAATCCTCCTGTCTTGAGCTTTTTAACATTATGATTTATCCTTCATAATATTAAAAATACACTTCACATGCCTTTGGTATAAACACTGATAATTTTATTCGTTTTAACCATTTATACTTTTAATTTTATCTTACAGCTCCAACTTCATTTACAGCTTTTTCGAGAGTTCCATCTAAAGCCTGTATCACTTTTTGGTTTGATTCGTAAGCACGCATTACAGTAATCATATTTATCATTTCATTAACTACATTAACATTTGATTGTTCCAAATATCCCTGCTTTACAACACCGTTAAACTCCTGCTCCTGAGTTTCTTCAGTAGTTTGTATCAGATTTTCACCAAACTTCCTTAGAGTAGAAGTGTCAGTAAAATCCTTTATTGCAAGTTTGTCCACTACTTGCCCATTCTGAACTATTGATCCATCATCTAAAACACTGAAATTCTCGCTTTCTAAAGTAATTGGACCGTCTGTTCCCATAACCATATATCCTTCACTTGTGACAAGCTGCTTTGCTGAATTCAGGCAAAAACTTCCGTCACGGGTATAGTACTCGGTTAGTTCTCCATTCTCAGATGGAACGCCTATGGTAAAAAACGCCGAATCCGAACTACCAATTGCCAAATCCAAGTTATTGCCTGTACTCGCCAATTGTCCGCTGGTATAGTATGTAAACACTTGCCCCACATCATTTCCCAGTTGTACATCTCCAACCTTTCCAGAAGGGTTTAGAGTGCTCTCTGTGTCGTTAACTCTCCTCACCAGGGCATTGGGAAAGCTTTCATAAACAACCGTATCCTTCTTATATCCGTTAGTGCTTACATTGGCAAGGTTATTCGATATTACATCCATTTGTTTGTTGTTAGCATTCATGCTCCAACCGGATGTATATAGTGCTCGAATCATAATTATTCACCTAAACTTCCGCTCTGATTATTTTTCTTATATAATATATCGGACTATAAGATTAGCAGCTTAATAAAAAAAAGAACCAAGTTTGTTAACTTAGTCCTTTTTATTCTCAAGTAATGCTTATTATCTTTGAATAGATCTATTCTCAGCAGCTTCGCTTTGCTCAATTGTTTCAATATTATCCAAAGCCTTTCCAGTACCAATCGCCACACAGGAAATCGCATCATCAGCTACAACTACATTAATACCTGTCTTCTCCTGTATAAGCTTATCCAAGCCGTAAATCAAACTTCCACCGCCTGTCATAACAATACCTCTGTCGCTTATATCCGATGCAAGCTCCGGAGGTGTCTTTTCCAGAACAGAATGAACAGCCTCAACAATACTTAAAATAGGTTCTTCAAGTGCTTCCATAATCTCTGTAGATGTTACTGTTATGGTCTTGGGCAATCCCGATATAAGGTTTCTACCCCTAATATCCATTGTCACTTCCTGCACTCTTGGATAGACAGTACCGATGTTTATTTTTAATTCTTCAGCCGTACGCTCGCCTATCATTATATTGTGCTTTTTCCTCATATATCTTACGATTGCTTCGTCAAATTTATCCCCGGCTATTTTTATAGAACTGCTCACAACTGTTCCGCCAAGAGAGATAACTGCAATATCGGTAGTCCCCCCACCAATATCTATAACCATACTTCCACAAGCTTTTGCAATATCAATGCCTGCGCCTATCGCTGCTGCTATAGGTTCTTCAATTAGATAAGTCCTTCTTGCTCCTGCCTGCATGGCCGCCTCTTTAACAGCTCTTTTCTCAACCTCTGTAACTCCACTCGGCACACAAACAATTATTCTCGGTCTTACCAGTTTGAGTATCCTACTTCCACACACCTTATTTATGAAATGCTTTAACATTCTCTCAGTAATGTCATAATCAGAAATAACACCTTCTCTTAATGGCCTGATAGCAACAATATTACCAGGTGTTCTTCCAAGCATTCGCCTTGCCTCTTCACCTACAGCAAGAAGTTTATTTGAATTTTTATCTATAGCTACAACAGACGGCTCTCTAAGAACTATACCCTTCCCTTTAATATAAACAAGAACGGTCGCAGTTCCAAGATCAATACCTATATCCTGACCAATACCAAACAAAGTGCATCTCCCTTTCGATTAACTGTACTAGTGCTTACTAACATGACAAATTACCAATTAATAAAAATCTAAGAGGCATTCACTACCCCATTTAATTTTAGGACATTTACTTCGCAAATTCATTAAATCATAGTCTAAAAAAATCAACTTCCAATGTTCTTCCCCCATGCATGCGAATCCCGCAACAAGGCAACAGAAAAGAAACTACATGTCATAAATATATTATCATATTATTTTAATAATGCAACTTAATATTTCAACATTTTTGATTTTTCAAGATAAAATAAATAAAAGCCGGTTTCCCGACTTTTATGAGTTAACTAAATTTCGCCTTTATATTTTGCTTTTGTAGCCAATCCACCTCTTATATGTCTTTCAGCTTTGTTTGTATCTAATACAGCTTTTGCTTCTTCTGCCAAAGTTGAGTTTATTTGTACCAAACGATCAGTAACATCCTTATGTACAGTACTTTTACTTATCCCGAATTTTTTCGCTGCCGCTCTGACGGTTGCCTTGCTTTCAATGATGTAATTGGCAAGTTCAACAGCCCTTTCTTCTATATAACCTTTCAATGACCATGCCCCCCTCATATTCGCACTATTATATGTTAACTTGTCTTGAACTGAATTTTATCTATTACCATTGGACCTGTTTTATAAAAATCCGGTCATTGGCAAATCAGGTCATATTACAAGGTAATCTAGTATTTCATTTGAATTTCTGCTTCTTTTAATATATATGATGCTTTGAATATTGTTATGAACGCTAAATATCAAAAAATAATAAAATACTGTCAGGGTCAAATACACAGAGATTTTCTTGAATTTTTCTTCGGTAGTAAAGTATTTCCAGCGAAATAAAAGTAGTATATAATTAAGGAATAGCTGAAATATTTTAGCTAAATTTATATATTTTGAAAACAGAGTAATTTAAGAATTAGGAAGGGGCGATATTTTGAAAAAGATCTCCAAACATTTTCATGTAATTTCAATTATAATTTTAATTATTGCTACAGTAATATTATCAATGAATCCTATAAACCGTAGATCCACAAATCTTTTATTTATTGGGACTTTATTTGCCTTATGGGCCTTAATCCTTTTAATGGTATGGAAAAACAAGATCCTAAGGCTAACTCTGATTATACTTCCAATTATATTTTTTTCTGTCTTAAACCTTAATGGTCCTGATATAGACAAGCAAGTTATCAGATCGGAGTATGTAGAATCATTAAAAAGATACAATGGAACAAAATACCTTTGGGGCGGAGAAACTTCGATGGGTATTGACTGTTCAGGTCTTGTAAGACGTGGACTTATAGATACATATATCCGATTGGGCTTTTTACACACCAGCCCCCAATACATAAGAAAAGGTATTTACTTGTGGTTTAATGACTTCTCTGCAGAAGCCATGGGTAATGAATATGGCAACCTTACAATACGGATTATGACGAACCAGATTTTGAACAACACCGATTATGAGAAAATAAGAGAAGGTGATATAATGGTAACTGAAAACGGAGTCCATACCATGGCATATATCGGCAATCAGGAGTGGATACAGGCTGACCCATCAAAACATAAGGTAATCATCCTGAGAGCACCGGATGATAGTAATAGTTGGTACAAAGTACCTTCATATATTCTTAGATGGAAAGACTTAGAATAAACTTATTTCATAAATTCTTGAATTAAAAATCTCTAACATTGGACCATCTTGATTTTAGGTGTTAGGAAAATTTCTCAATAGAAAAGGCAGGCTTTGCAACGCCTGCCCTTTTTATGTATTAAATTCTATTATTATAATACTTTATAAAGCGGATCAATTTACCTTAGAAATTTTAATTGTATATGAGTCTAGAGAACTAACTCCATTAATATTCTTTATACCAAGGTAATATTTAGTGTTACATAACAAATTCTGCTCAACATAACACCCCTTATCTGAAGTATACGTTTTAAAACTGCTATAGTAACTATCTAAGCCTTCTACTTTCTCCACATATAAAAATCCTACAATAGTATCAGGATTTGAAACTATATCTACTCTATATCTTCCATCAACAGAAGGTTGGAAAGTTAAGTAATCCTTGTCACCTTCATAGTTTATCATTCCATTAACATCTTCCCCAACCACTAAGGCATATGAAGCTTTTGAAATTGAATTCGTAAAATCGTCTGTAGAACTAGGCACAGGCGTTGTCGACGCTTTAGGTGTAGGCGTTGCTGCTACAGTAGGTACCACAGTTGGTGATGCCGAGCCCTTTGGAAATCCACTTATTTTACCTAGTAGAAATCCTCTCATTATTCCCAAATCAATACTATTAATTTCCTTGTCCATATTAAGGTCCGCTATTGAAACATTTTCCTCCGATAGCAAACTATTGGACATTCCTAATAGGTACATTCTAATGTGAGCAAAGTCAATACTATTAACTAAACCATCGTAATTAATATCACCTTGGACAATGCCCGGGCTGCCTCCTGATGTATTGTTCAGGGTTGCAGCTTCCAACTTTCCAAATCCAAATGGATAAAGTACAGTTGAAGCAATAATTAGGATAAATACTACAAATTGACTTACCAGCGTAATACACTTTTTCTTTTTCATTCTTTCATTACCCCCTTTATTTTATAGAGATAACACTATAAATTATGCCTTATGCATTTAAGTACAAAGAATAATCAAAAAAAACGGTATGTTTACGCTACATTAGATTTTAGTAAATTACCTGTAAAATTAAGTCATTTTTAAATTTTGCACCAAGCTATGGATAAAACAATTAAAATTTCCCTAATTTAAACAAACCCGACGTATTATATATATACATACCATACAAAATCACGAATAAGATTTCTTATTTTTTTGGATATTATATACATAATTCTATATAAATATATTGCAATTGTCAATGAATAACTGTTATTAAATTATATTACCCAAAAATTTAAAATATACATAAGTTAGACAGAGTCTTTTATAATCTAATTTTAACCATAAATTTTCAATTAATATCACTATATTCAAAAACACCTTGTTTAGTTCCAATTTTGCATGCTAATTGGATAACATACAAAAGACCTTTACTTACCATAGCTTTGATAAGAAAAGGTCTTCACATAAAAATCTTTTTATAAGTATTTCCAACCGTTAACTAACTTGCTTTGTTTGGCAAATAGTCAGATGGGTTAACGTTCTTGTTGTTTTTAAGTACTTCAAAATGGAGATGTGCAGGTTCAGCAGATTCAAAACTAGCACTATTACCAACTGCTCCTATCACTTCACCCTGTTTGACTTTTTGATTAGGTGATACCATATCACCACTTGCAAGGTTTGCATATACAGTCTTCAATCCATTTGAATGGTCTATAATTATTGTAACACCAAGCCTTGGATCGTTTTTAATTTCCGAAACCACACCATCCGCTGCTACTTTTACTGCACTTCCCCTTGCAGCTTTTAGGTCCAAACCTGCGTGAGATCTCCACTCGTCAAGAGTCTTTGAATATACCAGTTTGTCCTGGGCGTATTCTAATGATATATCTCCAAAAACAGGCATTGAAAAACTTTTACTTTCAGCTTTATTGCTGGTTTCAACTTCCAAACTATCTGTTGACGCCTTTTTAGTACTATTGCTGCCTTTCGAAGGTTCGCTTGTCTTTTTGGGATCCTTTCCTGCATTTGTCTTCTTCGGCTCACTTGTTGCCTTTGAATCCTGCTTTGCAGGGGTGGCCTTACTAATTGCTTTAGGAGCGTCAGTTGCTGTTTTACCCGAACTTTCCAAATCCGAACGTATTGAAGCACTACTTATACTGCTTTCATCTTCAGATGTAATACTATTTGCCATTTCATTGGTAATGATTTCACCCTTTTTAAAATTTCCTGACGATGAAATATTTTTTGTAGTTATTAGCGCTGCTGTTACTCCTACAATAGCAATACACAAGGTTAGGACAATATAAAATCCCTTTTTATCAAAAAAATCTAAAACTCTTTTCTGCGATGCTTTCTTTTCTGGAAATAACTTTTTAAAATTCACTTTTTCCACCTCCATATATTATTGTTTCCGTGTATGGCAACAATATACATAAAGGTTAAAATTTTTTCTTATCACTGTTCTTTAATTTTTCCAAGCGAAACGCCCTTGTAATAATACTTAAGAATCTCTTCAAATGTTCCGCCGTTCTTTGCCAGGTAATTTGCACCGCACTGACTCATACCAACACCGTGTCCAAATCCTATTGTAGTTATATTCAATTCTCCCTTATTACCTTTCTCAATTTTAAAATTTGTGGACCTTAATGATAGTATACGTCTTAAATCTGTACCCTTAAGTGAAACATCCCCAATTTTCATAGTTTTTACCCTTCCACCTTCTGAGAGTTCCTGGATACTGAAATTACTTAATAGATCATCCTCATTAAGCTTTATATCTGGATACTGGACTTTTATCTTATCAATTATATCCTTTTCTTTAAAAGCTGTAACAACCTTATAGCCCTTATCTTCCTCTTCTCCATCGCTTTGTACACTTTTTAGGTACGGGGTTTCTGTTCCATCCCATACATCCTCAGCATTCTCCGTTCTACCCCCACTATTTGTATGAAATAAAGGATTAATAGGTTTATTGTCATAAAGTATTAGTATATTTTCTGTTTCTTTAACTGCTGTCTCAATTTTTTTCCAATTTGCCAATGCATTAATAGAACCCCATTTTTTCATTATATCATCTTGTTTTATCCAAGACTGGCAGTGATTAAAGTCAGTACAAACTTGTGCCCCACAATGCTTATCATCTTTAACTGTATATAAATTAATCATTCTGCCATAAGCATAAGTTCTGGCAGCAACTGCTTGAGCTTTTAATGCTTCAGGTTCATAATCTATGGGCATCTCTGCTGCAACTACACCTTTGACGTAGCTCTCAAGAGGCATCTCTTCAACTCTGTCTTCAGATTTTATGTATACTTTTATTTTTGTTTGTGCTTTTTCAGCTTTTCCCTCCGGCTTAACGTCATCTAGCACCGTATTGCATCCCCTTACAATAAGCATAGGAATAATTATTGTAACGGTAATCATAATAAAAATATAGTAAATTATTTTTTTCATAATTGTCCCCATTCTCCTATATACAAGGAATCGTGAAAATTTAGCATAAAAACAAAAAACTGTTTCATCTCTATAAATATGATTGTACCTAATCAATTTATTCTTTGAAATTATAGAGGTAGCTCATTAGTTTTGCACAAAAAAGTAAGACGGTTGTCTATCGATAACCGTCTTACTTTTTTAATGTAATGTAGTTAAAATGCTTGAGTTGCTATATAATTATTGGTTAAGCTCCAAATAATCTATATTTGGTCCCCCTTCACTGGATATAGCTGTAACTCGAATGGTATTCACCCCTGCTTTAAGATTAACCATGATACTTTTGTCCTTCCATGTTGTCCATGCATTTGTCTTCTCGAAATCCAATGTATTTTTGACAGTATTATCATTTACGTTTATTTCTACAACTCTATTAGCATTTGTTCCGTTTGCATATCTTAAATTCAACTTATATGTTCCGGATTTTGCTACTTCAATTTTCCATTCAATCCATCCGCCAACTTCATTTTGATAATTCACATAACCGCTTCCCGCAAAGCCTTTATTACTACTCTCAATAAAAGCTTTAGAAAGGCTTGCCTGCTCAGCCTGATATACTTTTACGTTATGATAAAGTTGGCTTTCAGGTATGATCTCCTTCGCCTGACTGCTACTGGACCAGTACAACTTAACTTGTCCGGATTTAATATTCTCAAAATATTCTACCTTTATGTCATATTGGGTTCCTTTATTTAACTTCAGTTCGCCTTTACACTCTGAAGGACGCTGCGATTTCCAGTTGTCAATCAACAAAACATTGTTTATCCAAAGGCGTACCCCATCGTCAGCATAAGTATAAAATGTGTAATTCTCCGAATATCTAGGTACAATTTTCCCAGTCCAACGAACAGAAAAAGTATCTGCTCCAATTTGAGAATCCGGACATCCTTCAGCCCACCTGAAATTAACCTGCGAATCTGTCCTTATAACTTTAAGTTCTGTAAAATCCGAATTGTCATAATACTCTCCCTTTAAGCCTGGAATCCTAGCTTCTTCTATTTTTACTACATCTGAGGGTGAGTCATTTACATATTTTTGGGGTGTAGCTGTCACACTTTTCGAATAAGGAGTGCTTGTATAAAGCATCGTATGGGTTTTGGAGGACGTTACACCAGTAATTGTTACAGGAATAGGGGTATTAGCTATTTGTGGTGTTGGTGTATCTATTATGTTTGCCGTCTCACTAACTTGCACCGCTACAGGTGTTGATGTTGCCATGGAAGGAACTGGTGTATTTCCTTTGCCAGTTAGCATATCAATTTTCTTTAGTAATGTATAAAGCTCCGCCTCCTTCAGTTCTTCCATACTAATCTCTTTGCTCATCTCTTTAGCTTTTGCGTAAATAAAATACTTCCCCATTGAAATATTGTTTGCTTTGGACTTATTACGGTAATCTAAAGGAACATTGACCACCTTTGATTTTATATCATCCCCATATTTTTCATTTAAATCTTTTTTTATATTTTGCAGTAAATCAGCGAGTTGTTTTTTGTCTTCTCCACTATTGGCATGGTTTTCTCCCAAGGCAGCGGCAATAAATACATATCCACTTTCACTGCCAAAATCTAAATACCCATTCTCCTTTGATTTTTCAATAATTATATTTAGTGCCTGATCTATTTTTAAATTTTCCAGCTTTAATTGACTAATAAGATTTTCAGCATCTTTATTTAGCGTATGAACATCTCTAACTACCTCTTTTTCATCAATCATCAATTCAATGCTAGGATTAATATCAATATCTATATAGGCATAAGTTAATCCCATATTAAAAGATCTTCCATGCAAAAACATAAGCGTAAACACAATTGCAAATACTGCTGCAAAACCAGCAGCTGCATAATAGAAACTTTTAAAGTTTTTCATTTTTTCTTTAAGCAAATCTTCTTTTTTTATCAGAATCTTTTGCCCCAAAAACATGTCTTCTTTCTTTCTAATCCTTATAAATATAGAATCATCGGTCATT
It contains:
- a CDS encoding phosphodiester glycosidase family protein gives rise to the protein MTDRKKSIIAVTLIVSLVAIGLGHFLFNFYALNQKNGVEEPKTIKKEDSQLPVKYSHISTSINNNKQEIDMLEINLSTGKVEIAPALSHESLFGFEELSKIASKSKAYAAVNAGFFYEYGDPSGMVVIDGRILTKSSGNFPVFTVKGNKAELSKINTEIYMLHNGEKVKVSDINRIGKPGNIVLYTHDFGRDNRAAVSNTSVVIEGNKVIKVIKTIDPTPIPEKGMVLTFYEPYSYAYGEFPIKHGDSIEMVCKPEIEQGMQAYECGSWIVKDGKSVAPDRDDWVGLLTNRDPRTVVGIKKDGVVVLMTVDGRQPGYSIGVSAKELADILIDYGVKDAAMLDGGASTEMILKGKIVNKPSFDGKERPLGGALVVRVME
- a CDS encoding rod-binding protein, translated to MDIGKISNTYIDNSISTTKNTVSDKSFEDSLKNAVEKKDDEALKKVCTEFEGMLLNMMYKQMKATVSKSTLIPQDSGTEYFESMLDDQIVEEASKTNSMGLGEQLYKQLSHQLKSDK
- a CDS encoding flagellar hook-basal body protein, whose translation is MMRALWTAGSGMTAQQLSVDVISNNLSNVNTTAYKKERVEFKDMLYETLNRASVMDGDGKPVNLQVGHGSSIVATSKSFGIGNLEKTDNPLDFAIDGDGFFTVSGPKGTAYTRDGNFKISVSEDGNKLTTSDGYPVLDDTGAEINIDVDVSKLIVSDFGELSYTDDTGVVVPLGQKIGIVKFSNRQGLESMGSNLYASNSASGEAVQDAEMGTVSNVKQYYIESSNVQVVEEMVKLIVAQRAYEINSKAVQTADDMLGIANSLKR
- a CDS encoding flagellar hook-basal body protein translates to MIRALYTSGWSMNANNKQMDVISNNLANVSTNGYKKDTVVYESFPNALVRRVNDTESTLNPSGKVGDVQLGNDVGQVFTYYTSGQLASTGNNLDLAIGSSDSAFFTIGVPSENGELTEYYTRDGSFCLNSAKQLVTSEGYMVMGTDGPITLESENFSVLDDGSIVQNGQVVDKLAIKDFTDTSTLRKFGENLIQTTEETQEQEFNGVVKQGYLEQSNVNVVNEMINMITVMRAYESNQKVIQALDGTLEKAVNEVGAVR
- the mreB gene encoding rod shape-determining protein, translated to MFGIGQDIGIDLGTATVLVYIKGKGIVLREPSVVAIDKNSNKLLAVGEEARRMLGRTPGNIVAIRPLREGVISDYDITERMLKHFINKVCGSRILKLVRPRIIVCVPSGVTEVEKRAVKEAAMQAGARRTYLIEEPIAAAIGAGIDIAKACGSMVIDIGGGTTDIAVISLGGTVVSSSIKIAGDKFDEAIVRYMRKKHNIMIGERTAEELKINIGTVYPRVQEVTMDIRGRNLISGLPKTITVTSTEIMEALEEPILSIVEAVHSVLEKTPPELASDISDRGIVMTGGGSLIYGLDKLIQEKTGINVVVADDAISCVAIGTGKALDNIETIEQSEAAENRSIQR
- the spoIIID gene encoding sporulation transcriptional regulator SpoIIID, with the protein product MKGYIEERAVELANYIIESKATVRAAAKKFGISKSTVHKDVTDRLVQINSTLAEEAKAVLDTNKAERHIRGGLATKAKYKGEI
- a CDS encoding NlpC/P60 family protein, with the translated sequence MVWKNKILRLTLIILPIIFFSVLNLNGPDIDKQVIRSEYVESLKRYNGTKYLWGGETSMGIDCSGLVRRGLIDTYIRLGFLHTSPQYIRKGIYLWFNDFSAEAMGNEYGNLTIRIMTNQILNNTDYEKIREGDIMVTENGVHTMAYIGNQEWIQADPSKHKVIILRAPDDSNSWYKVPSYILRWKDLE
- a CDS encoding dockerin type I repeat-containing protein gives rise to the protein MKKKKCITLVSQFVVFILIIASTVLYPFGFGKLEAATLNNTSGGSPGIVQGDINYDGLVNSIDFAHIRMYLLGMSNSLLSEENVSIADLNMDKEINSIDLGIMRGFLLGKISGFPKGSASPTVVPTVAATPTPKASTTPVPSSTDDFTNSISKASYALVVGEDVNGMINYEGDKDYLTFQPSVDGRYRVDIVSNPDTIVGFLYVEKVEGLDSYYSSFKTYTSDKGCYVEQNLLCNTKYYLGIKNINGVSSLDSYTIKISKVN
- a CDS encoding M23 family metallopeptidase, with product MNFKKLFPEKKASQKRVLDFFDKKGFYIVLTLCIAIVGVTAALITTKNISSSGNFKKGEIITNEMANSITSEDESSISSASIRSDLESSGKTATDAPKAISKATPAKQDSKATSEPKKTNAGKDPKKTSEPSKGSNSTKKASTDSLEVETSNKAESKSFSMPVFGDISLEYAQDKLVYSKTLDEWRSHAGLDLKAARGSAVKVAADGVVSEIKNDPRLGVTIIIDHSNGLKTVYANLASGDMVSPNQKVKQGEVIGAVGNSASFESAEPAHLHFEVLKNNKNVNPSDYLPNKAS
- the spoIID gene encoding stage II sporulation protein D — encoded protein: MKKIIYYIFIMITVTIIIPMLIVRGCNTVLDDVKPEGKAEKAQTKIKVYIKSEDRVEEMPLESYVKGVVAAEMPIDYEPEALKAQAVAARTYAYGRMINLYTVKDDKHCGAQVCTDFNHCQSWIKQDDIMKKWGSINALANWKKIETAVKETENILILYDNKPINPLFHTNSGGRTENAEDVWDGTETPYLKSVQSDGEEEDKGYKVVTAFKEKDIIDKIKVQYPDIKLNEDDLLSNFSIQELSEGGRVKTMKIGDVSLKGTDLRRILSLRSTNFKIEKGNKGELNITTIGFGHGVGMSQCGANYLAKNGGTFEEILKYYYKGVSLGKIKEQ
- a CDS encoding PA14 domain-containing protein, which produces MNDLDNIGVVIKIDTDEAIAMTDDSIFIRIRKKEDMFLGQKILIKKEDLLKEKMKNFKSFYYAAAGFAAVFAIVFTLMFLHGRSFNMGLTYAYIDIDINPSIELMIDEKEVVRDVHTLNKDAENLISQLKLENLKIDQALNIIIEKSKENGYLDFGSESGYVFIAAALGENHANSGEDKKQLADLLQNIKKDLNEKYGDDIKSKVVNVPLDYRNKSKANNISMGKYFIYAKAKEMSKEISMEELKEAELYTLLKKIDMLTGKGNTPVPSMATSTPVAVQVSETANIIDTPTPQIANTPIPVTITGVTSSKTHTMLYTSTPYSKSVTATPQKYVNDSPSDVVKIEEARIPGLKGEYYDNSDFTELKVIRTDSQVNFRWAEGCPDSQIGADTFSVRWTGKIVPRYSENYTFYTYADDGVRLWINNVLLIDNWKSQRPSECKGELKLNKGTQYDIKVEYFENIKSGQVKLYWSSSSQAKEIIPESQLYHNVKVYQAEQASLSKAFIESSNKGFAGSGYVNYQNEVGGWIEWKIEVAKSGTYKLNLRYANGTNANRVVEINVNDNTVKNTLDFEKTNAWTTWKDKSIMVNLKAGVNTIRVTAISSEGGPNIDYLELNQ